One region of Thiorhodovibrio frisius genomic DNA includes:
- a CDS encoding DUF6079 family protein — MKYAELIQFDPIESVIQLRDADQSSTAQQLVSTYVISDEMAERLTSLAIPQLQFDQPLDNKGLMVIGNYGTGKSHLMSVISSVAADDSLLDGLKNASVREAAAQIAGRFQVIRTEIGATTMSLRDILVAELEEHLDKLGVDYVFPDASTIVSHKGAFEDMMARFAEVFPDQGLLLVVDELLDYLRTRKDQELILDLNFLREVGEVCRNLRFRFIAGVQEAIFDSPRFAFVADSIRRVKDRFEQIPIARNDVKFVVAERLLRKTTEQQARIREYLSPFAKFYGGMNEQMDEFVRLFPVHPDYIDTFERVTVVEKRQALNTLSAGMKDILTRDVPADQPGLIAFDRYWKTLTHNRAYRSIPDIRAVMDCSEVLESRIENAIARKHYKPMALRLIHALSVHRLTHGDIYAPMGASATELRDRLCLFDPMVEELGSDEPDEDLKTQVETVLREIHKTVSGQFISYNADNHQYYLDLKKTDDFDALIDKRAESLGQGQLDRFYYEALKRVMECQDATYVTGYKIWQHELTWQERMATRAGYLFFGAPNERSTAVPQRDFYLYFIQPFDPPRFKDDKICDEVFFRLKGTDEDFQTALKSYAAALDLAATSSGHAKATYEAKANGSLKQLVQWLQKHMAEAFEVTYQGRAKSMTEWAKGKSIRDLSGLSPDETINFRDLVNTVAGVCLAPSFENQAPDYPFFSVLITGNNRAQAAQDALRAIAGPAGKQQPTKQAASVLDALELLDGDKIDPYKSKYSKFILDAVKAKGHGQVVNRSEIIQDDHGLEYMNPGGGRLEPEWVVVILASLVYSGDIVLAIPGKKFDATGLQPLAATSIDELIRFKHLEQPKEWNLPALKALFELLGPYGTTPGMAQLVTQGKDEPVQNLQQAVGKVVKRLVMTQQTLREGLSFWGLDLLAGTDLASQASGLDEAKGFFESLQAYSSPGKLKNFRYSAPEVLAHEKAVKALDELDALREFIMDHSPTASWLSTAEAVLPAEHDWVNRMKTTRQAVLDALKQADLTELASQSQSIGAKLSTLKKDYSVAYIGLHTKARLGVNDDKRKAGLLNDQRQQTLLKLAGIDLMPRQQLTDYQNRLAGLKSCFALTEQNLDASPICPHCGFRPSVETFASAGAQMIDQMDTQLDAMVAAWTSTIISNLDDPITQANMNLLKIDDREPLEAFINSKELPVPLDSNFVHALKEVLSGLVKVTVKAQALQQALQVTDGPATPMEMKKRFEEYIDQLTKGKDPAKVRMVLE, encoded by the coding sequence ATGAAGTACGCCGAGCTGATCCAATTCGATCCGATTGAGTCCGTCATCCAACTGCGTGACGCCGACCAGTCAAGCACGGCGCAGCAACTGGTCAGCACCTACGTCATTTCCGATGAAATGGCCGAGCGGCTCACCTCGCTGGCCATTCCACAATTGCAATTCGACCAGCCGCTCGACAATAAAGGCTTGATGGTGATCGGCAACTACGGCACGGGCAAATCCCACCTGATGTCCGTTATCTCAAGCGTGGCCGCCGATGATTCCCTGCTCGACGGCCTGAAAAACGCAAGCGTACGCGAGGCCGCCGCGCAAATCGCCGGACGTTTCCAGGTCATCCGCACCGAGATTGGCGCCACCACCATGTCATTGCGCGACATCCTAGTCGCCGAGCTGGAAGAGCATCTCGATAAACTCGGCGTCGATTACGTCTTTCCCGACGCCAGCACCATCGTCAGCCACAAGGGCGCCTTCGAGGACATGATGGCTCGGTTCGCCGAGGTCTTCCCTGATCAAGGCCTGCTGCTGGTGGTCGACGAGCTGCTGGATTATCTGCGCACCCGCAAGGATCAGGAGCTCATTCTTGACCTCAACTTCCTGCGCGAGGTCGGCGAGGTCTGCCGCAACCTGCGCTTTCGTTTCATCGCTGGCGTGCAGGAAGCCATTTTCGACAGCCCCCGCTTCGCCTTCGTCGCCGACAGCATCCGCAGAGTCAAGGACCGCTTCGAACAGATTCCGATTGCCCGCAATGACGTGAAATTCGTCGTCGCCGAGCGGCTGCTGAGAAAAACCACTGAACAACAGGCCAGAATCCGCGAGTATCTATCGCCCTTCGCCAAGTTCTACGGTGGCATGAACGAGCAAATGGACGAGTTCGTGCGACTTTTCCCGGTGCACCCCGATTACATCGACACCTTCGAGCGGGTCACGGTGGTGGAAAAACGCCAAGCGCTTAACACCCTGTCCGCCGGCATGAAAGACATTCTCACGCGCGATGTGCCAGCGGACCAACCTGGCCTGATCGCCTTCGATCGCTACTGGAAAACGCTGACCCATAACCGCGCCTACCGCTCCATTCCCGACATTCGCGCCGTCATGGATTGCAGCGAGGTTCTCGAATCGCGCATCGAGAACGCCATCGCGCGCAAGCACTACAAACCCATGGCGCTGCGGTTGATCCATGCGCTATCCGTTCATCGACTCACCCACGGCGACATCTATGCCCCCATGGGCGCCTCCGCGACCGAACTGCGTGACCGCCTGTGCCTGTTCGACCCCATGGTGGAAGAGCTCGGCAGCGATGAGCCGGATGAGGATCTGAAAACCCAGGTCGAGACCGTGCTGCGCGAAATCCACAAGACCGTCAGCGGCCAGTTCATCTCCTACAATGCCGACAACCACCAGTACTATCTGGACCTCAAAAAGACCGACGACTTCGACGCCCTGATCGACAAACGCGCCGAAAGCCTCGGTCAGGGGCAGCTCGATCGCTTCTATTACGAGGCCCTCAAGCGGGTCATGGAGTGCCAGGACGCCACCTACGTGACCGGCTATAAAATCTGGCAGCACGAGCTGACCTGGCAAGAGCGCATGGCCACCCGTGCCGGCTACCTCTTTTTCGGCGCGCCCAATGAACGCTCCACCGCCGTGCCGCAACGGGACTTTTACCTCTATTTCATCCAGCCCTTCGATCCGCCGCGCTTCAAGGACGACAAAATCTGTGACGAGGTCTTTTTCCGCCTGAAAGGCACCGACGAAGACTTCCAAACCGCGCTGAAAAGCTACGCAGCCGCTTTAGACCTTGCCGCCACCTCCTCCGGCCACGCCAAGGCCACCTATGAAGCGAAAGCCAATGGCTCCCTGAAACAACTGGTCCAGTGGCTGCAAAAACACATGGCCGAGGCCTTTGAGGTCACCTATCAGGGCCGCGCCAAGTCCATGACCGAGTGGGCCAAGGGCAAGTCCATCCGCGACCTGTCCGGTCTGTCGCCCGACGAGACCATCAACTTCCGCGATCTGGTCAACACCGTCGCCGGTGTCTGCCTGGCCCCGAGCTTCGAGAATCAGGCTCCGGACTACCCGTTCTTCTCAGTGCTGATCACCGGCAACAACCGCGCCCAGGCCGCGCAAGACGCCCTGCGCGCCATCGCCGGCCCCGCTGGAAAACAGCAGCCCACCAAGCAAGCCGCGTCTGTACTAGACGCCCTGGAACTGCTCGATGGTGATAAGATCGACCCCTACAAGTCGAAGTACAGCAAATTCATCCTTGATGCCGTCAAGGCCAAGGGCCACGGCCAGGTGGTCAACCGCAGCGAGATCATCCAGGACGACCACGGGCTCGAATACATGAACCCCGGTGGCGGTCGGCTTGAGCCGGAATGGGTGGTGGTCATCCTGGCATCGCTGGTCTATTCCGGCGACATCGTGCTCGCCATCCCAGGCAAAAAGTTTGACGCCACCGGACTCCAACCGCTGGCCGCGACCAGCATTGACGAGCTGATACGCTTCAAGCACCTGGAGCAGCCCAAGGAATGGAATCTGCCGGCGCTCAAGGCCCTATTCGAGCTGCTCGGCCCCTACGGAACAACACCGGGCATGGCCCAGCTTGTCACCCAGGGCAAGGACGAGCCGGTGCAAAACTTGCAGCAGGCGGTGGGCAAGGTCGTCAAGCGCCTCGTCATGACCCAGCAAACCCTACGCGAGGGGCTTTCTTTCTGGGGGCTGGACCTGCTCGCGGGCACCGACCTGGCCAGCCAGGCCAGCGGACTGGACGAGGCCAAGGGCTTTTTTGAATCGCTCCAGGCTTACTCCTCGCCGGGCAAGCTGAAAAACTTCCGCTACAGCGCACCCGAAGTGCTGGCCCATGAAAAGGCCGTGAAGGCCCTGGATGAACTGGATGCTCTGCGCGAGTTCATCATGGATCACAGCCCGACGGCGTCCTGGCTCTCCACCGCCGAGGCGGTGCTGCCCGCCGAGCATGATTGGGTGAATCGCATGAAGACCACCCGGCAGGCCGTGCTGGATGCCCTCAAGCAAGCCGACCTGACCGAACTGGCCAGCCAGTCCCAGTCCATTGGCGCCAAGCTCTCGACCCTGAAAAAGGACTACAGCGTCGCCTATATCGGCCTGCACACCAAGGCCCGGCTGGGCGTGAACGACGACAAGCGCAAGGCCGGACTGCTCAATGACCAGCGCCAGCAAACCCTGCTCAAGTTGGCCGGCATCGACTTGATGCCCCGGCAGCAGCTCACCGATTACCAAAACCGCCTGGCCGGACTGAAGAGCTGCTTCGCCCTGACCGAACAAAACCTCGACGCCTCGCCCATCTGTCCGCACTGTGGGTTCCGGCCCTCAGTGGAAACCTTTGCTTCGGCAGGCGCGCAGATGATCGACCAGATGGACACCCAACTCGACGCCATGGTAGCGGCCTGGACCTCCACCATCATCAGCAATCTGGACGATCCGATCACCCAGGCCAACATGAACTTGTTGAAAATCGACGACCGCGAACCGCTGGAAGCCTTCATCAACTCAAAGGAACTGCCGGTGCCGCTGGACAGCAACTTTGTCCATGCCCTGAAGGAAGTGCTCTCCGGTCTGGTCAAGGTCACCGTCAAGGCGCAAGCGCTGCAACAGGCTCTGCAAGTGACCGACGGCCCGGCCACCCCGATGGAGATGAAGAAACGCTTTGAGGAGTACATCGATCAGCTCACCAAGGGCAAGGACCCGGCCAAGGTTAGGATGGTGCTGGAATAA
- a CDS encoding PDDEXK nuclease domain-containing protein: protein MDFKRLVAAIRQAHEDLAAQASRAVNVRLTLRNWLIGCYIAEYELNGADRAAYGEKVLSELAAQLSDISNCNRRQLYDYLRFYRTYPQIVGTLSAQLRPLLPQSLASTEKVPTPSAQSGIPPENLVSRISYSMFKLLVELDDETKRTFYQAECIRGNWSVRELKRQIASLYYERSGLSHDKQKLAELANQDAEANRPKLVIRDPYVFEFLGLKSREVMSESHLEDQLIDKLEAFLLELGHGFCFEARQKRILIGDDHFFIDLVFYHRILKCHVLVELKLEHFTHENIGQLNTYVSWYRQHMMSEGDNPHIGILLCTDKNHALVEYALAGMDSHLFVSKYQLELPEKAEMERFIEQQMQRIDHE from the coding sequence ATGGATTTCAAGCGGCTGGTAGCCGCCATCCGGCAGGCTCATGAAGATCTGGCGGCGCAAGCCAGCCGAGCGGTGAACGTCAGACTGACGCTGCGCAATTGGCTGATCGGCTGCTACATCGCTGAATACGAACTCAATGGCGCTGACCGTGCGGCTTATGGCGAAAAGGTATTGTCGGAGCTGGCCGCTCAACTGAGCGATATCAGCAACTGCAATCGACGGCAGCTTTACGACTACTTGCGTTTTTATCGCACCTATCCCCAAATTGTGGGCACACTGTCGGCACAATTGCGACCGCTTCTACCCCAGTCCCTTGCATCGACCGAGAAAGTGCCGACGCCGTCGGCACAATCCGGCATCCCGCCTGAAAATTTGGTTTCCAGAATTTCCTACAGCATGTTCAAGCTCCTGGTTGAATTGGATGACGAAACCAAGCGGACCTTCTACCAGGCGGAATGCATCCGAGGAAACTGGTCGGTGCGTGAGTTGAAACGCCAGATCGCCAGCCTCTACTACGAACGTTCCGGCCTGTCGCATGACAAACAAAAACTTGCCGAACTGGCCAATCAGGACGCCGAAGCGAATAGGCCGAAACTGGTCATTCGCGATCCCTACGTCTTTGAGTTTCTCGGCCTCAAATCCAGAGAGGTGATGAGCGAATCTCACCTCGAAGACCAACTCATCGACAAACTCGAAGCCTTCCTGCTGGAACTGGGTCATGGCTTTTGTTTCGAAGCCAGGCAGAAGCGCATCCTGATCGGCGATGACCATTTCTTTATCGACCTGGTCTTCTACCACCGTATCCTCAAATGCCATGTCCTGGTCGAATTGAAGCTAGAGCACTTCACCCATGAAAACATCGGTCAGCTCAATACCTACGTGAGCTGGTACCGCCAGCACATGATGAGCGAAGGCGATAACCCGCACATCGGCATACTGCTCTGCACCGACAAAAACCACGCCCTGGTGGAATACGCGCTGGCAGGCATGGACAGTCACCTCTTTGTCTCCAAATACCAGTTGGAACTTCCAGAAAAGGCTGAGATGGAACGCTTCATCGAACAGCAAATGCAAAGGATCGACCATGAGTAA
- a CDS encoding DEAD/DEAH box helicase, translating to MDAAVALNTDDVVVHEDLGRGTVIVDRGATAVVRFDERLEECEKSSLRPGPQIDKDIRQGHWSPAIDAITYFQAAAILSVNDQWGVFSRSQIALLPHQLWVCHQVLRQWPARQLIADDVGLGKTIEAGLILWPLISKKLTQRILILCPAGLVDQWQFRLRTMFDIRLTPYMSAADTPKADYWNGNNQVVASLPTLRQNNNGRHDRLLSAEPWDLLIVDEAHHLNADEHQGATLGYALIRKLMEHGKIQSALFFTGTPHRGKPYNFWALLHLLRPDLFDPDRPDAEQIPHLRDILIRNNKQSVVDMQGRKLFKPIHQYPTTYRYNDAERDFYSNLTSFIASGRAYASTLSKNEGKQVMLVLIAMQKLASSSVAAIRKALKGRLARLTREKERLQTLLAEEQARLAQSSKLVSAEDDADLLDLQQALDELSVEDTAASIQLLANEIPHLRTLVDAADAVADETKVERIMEVMQSDFADRQVLFFTEYKATQSLLMSALIRQYGEGCVTFINGDEHIEGVIDTSGRPQSMSVPRETAAEQFNAGQIRFLVSTEAGGEGIDLQHRCHTLIHVDLPWNPMRLHQRVGRLHRYGQKYPVDVVSVRNEETVEALIWDKLNAKLGHIMQALGSAMDEPEDLLQLVLGMTDKSLFTELFSQANSVPRERLADWFDEKTKTFGGSAALDTVKALVGNVAKFDCQGLKEIPTLDLPDLRAFFEAMLVKNQRRLSWSEDRLSFKTPDVWLTSPAVNRHYKNVVFSRERSVGEADAQVIGVGHAAFNNAIAQALEQEAVLAKIDGLEHPLVIAKVIDRVTLSSGTLRSRIFGVVVPLEDASPEVVTDDDLLRILNQTRFREKTLASPVAIDKSILEQTYNLGVERLRLSLTTLGLPFKHPEHQPLGLLWPAS from the coding sequence ATGGATGCCGCTGTTGCACTCAACACTGATGATGTCGTTGTCCATGAGGACTTGGGCCGAGGTACGGTCATCGTCGACCGAGGCGCCACGGCCGTCGTGCGCTTCGACGAAAGACTGGAGGAATGCGAGAAATCCTCGCTCCGACCTGGACCTCAGATCGACAAGGACATCCGCCAAGGTCATTGGTCACCGGCAATCGATGCGATCACCTACTTCCAAGCGGCAGCCATCTTGTCAGTCAACGACCAATGGGGAGTCTTTTCCCGGTCTCAGATCGCCCTGCTCCCCCATCAGCTTTGGGTCTGTCATCAGGTACTGAGGCAGTGGCCGGCGCGCCAACTCATCGCCGATGACGTCGGACTGGGCAAAACCATCGAAGCGGGACTCATCCTTTGGCCACTGATCAGCAAGAAACTGACCCAGCGCATACTCATTCTTTGTCCGGCCGGCTTGGTGGACCAATGGCAGTTCCGTCTGCGCACCATGTTCGACATCCGTTTGACACCCTATATGAGCGCTGCGGACACGCCCAAGGCGGACTACTGGAACGGCAACAACCAGGTTGTCGCATCCCTCCCGACACTGCGCCAGAATAACAATGGCCGTCATGATCGGCTTCTGTCCGCCGAGCCTTGGGATCTGTTGATCGTCGACGAGGCTCATCATCTGAACGCCGACGAGCATCAGGGCGCCACCTTGGGCTATGCGCTGATCAGAAAGTTGATGGAGCATGGCAAGATCCAATCTGCGCTTTTCTTCACGGGCACGCCGCACCGGGGAAAGCCCTACAACTTCTGGGCCTTGCTTCATCTGCTGCGCCCCGATCTGTTCGACCCGGATCGCCCCGATGCGGAACAGATCCCGCATCTGCGGGATATTCTGATTCGCAACAACAAGCAGTCTGTGGTCGACATGCAGGGTCGCAAGCTGTTCAAGCCAATCCATCAATACCCCACCACCTATCGCTATAACGATGCCGAGCGGGACTTCTATAGCAATCTGACGAGCTTCATCGCCAGCGGCCGTGCCTATGCCTCAACGCTCTCGAAGAACGAAGGCAAGCAGGTGATGCTCGTGCTGATCGCCATGCAGAAATTGGCTTCCAGCTCGGTTGCGGCAATCCGTAAGGCCCTAAAGGGACGCCTCGCACGATTGACACGAGAGAAGGAGCGACTCCAGACGCTGCTGGCTGAAGAGCAAGCACGTCTAGCCCAGAGTTCAAAACTTGTTTCTGCTGAGGACGACGCTGACCTGCTCGACCTCCAGCAAGCGCTTGATGAACTGTCGGTCGAGGACACTGCCGCCTCGATCCAATTGCTTGCCAACGAGATTCCGCACCTACGCACACTTGTCGATGCAGCTGATGCCGTCGCAGACGAGACCAAGGTCGAGCGCATTATGGAAGTCATGCAGTCGGATTTTGCGGATCGGCAGGTTCTCTTCTTTACCGAATACAAGGCCACTCAATCCTTATTGATGAGCGCTTTGATCCGCCAGTACGGCGAGGGCTGCGTCACGTTCATCAATGGCGACGAGCATATTGAAGGGGTGATCGATACCAGCGGCCGGCCGCAGAGCATGTCAGTGCCACGCGAAACGGCGGCGGAGCAGTTCAATGCCGGCCAGATCCGCTTTCTCGTCTCCACCGAAGCCGGTGGCGAGGGAATCGATCTTCAGCATCGTTGCCACACCCTGATCCATGTCGATCTGCCATGGAATCCCATGCGTCTGCACCAACGCGTTGGCCGTTTGCATCGTTATGGCCAGAAGTACCCCGTCGACGTGGTTTCAGTCCGCAATGAAGAAACCGTCGAAGCGCTGATTTGGGACAAGCTCAACGCCAAACTCGGCCACATCATGCAGGCCCTCGGGTCGGCCATGGATGAGCCCGAGGACCTGCTTCAGCTCGTCCTTGGCATGACCGATAAGAGCCTCTTCACCGAACTGTTCTCTCAGGCCAACAGTGTTCCGCGAGAGCGATTAGCCGATTGGTTCGATGAGAAGACAAAGACCTTTGGGGGCTCTGCCGCCCTCGATACCGTCAAGGCCCTTGTTGGAAACGTAGCCAAATTCGATTGCCAGGGGCTCAAGGAAATTCCGACATTGGACTTGCCGGATCTGCGTGCATTCTTCGAGGCAATGCTGGTCAAGAATCAGCGCCGGCTGAGTTGGAGTGAGGATCGTCTCTCGTTCAAAACGCCCGACGTTTGGCTCACCAGCCCGGCCGTCAATCGGCACTACAAGAACGTCGTCTTCAGCCGTGAACGGTCTGTCGGTGAAGCGGATGCTCAGGTCATCGGAGTTGGCCATGCCGCATTCAACAATGCCATTGCACAGGCGTTGGAGCAGGAAGCCGTTCTGGCCAAGATTGATGGACTGGAGCATCCATTAGTCATTGCCAAGGTAATCGACCGGGTCACGCTCTCATCTGGCACCTTGCGCAGTCGCATTTTCGGTGTCGTCGTGCCTCTCGAAGACGCTTCTCCTGAGGTCGTGACAGATGATGATCTGCTACGGATTCTCAATCAGACCAGGTTTCGGGAGAAGACTCTTGCCTCTCCAGTTGCGATCGACAAGAGCATCCTTGAGCAGACCTACAACCTCGGTGTTGAGCGATTGCGTCTGTCGTTGACGACTCTCGGCCTTCCTTTCAAGCATCCGGAGCATCAGCCCCTGGGATTGCTTTGGCCCGCATCATAA
- the brxF gene encoding BREX-3 system P-loop-containing protein BrxF — translation MPTTEATAAQILEALATAESLYYRLVLLVGSLGAGKSGVLRQVAQQLDRPVINLNLTLSRTLLELTPKQRSLRLLATLNTIAAEQTSPVLLDNTELLFDPSLAQDPLRVLQHMARNRSLLATWNGQYTSGQLIYAQPGHPEYRSYDAVDTLIVSLE, via the coding sequence ATGCCGACAACTGAAGCCACCGCTGCCCAGATCCTGGAGGCACTCGCCACAGCCGAAAGCCTCTACTATCGACTGGTATTGCTGGTCGGTTCGCTCGGAGCGGGCAAGTCAGGCGTGCTCAGACAGGTTGCACAACAGCTCGACCGGCCGGTTATCAACCTCAACCTGACACTGTCCCGAACGCTCTTGGAGCTGACACCCAAGCAGCGGTCGCTGCGGCTATTGGCGACACTCAATACCATCGCCGCCGAACAGACCTCGCCGGTGCTGCTCGACAACACCGAATTGCTGTTTGATCCAAGCCTGGCACAGGACCCATTGCGCGTGCTTCAGCACATGGCGCGCAATCGCAGCCTCCTGGCGACCTGGAATGGTCAATACACGAGCGGTCAGCTCATCTACGCCCAACCTGGCCACCCAGAGTATCGCAGCTATGACGCGGTCGATACGCTGATCGTCAGCCTGGAATAA